AACGCTTACGCAGGAGGAAAGCCGCGTTATATTGATTTATCGGTAACAAGATGGTCGTCGGGAAGCCGGATTGCGAAGGCCGACGGCGCCATGACGCTCCCAAATGGCCACCACACTTTTTAATCCGACGCTCATCCACGCCCGCTTTACACTCTTTCTTTTTGCTCAAATCTGCCCTGCCAGATCAGCCAGAAAACGAACCCGGATTGTTACTCACCGTTGCTCCCGTATTATCTTCCGACGATCTGTTTATGCGTTTTCCAATAATATCACGGTCCACTATGCAACATCGTCGACGACCAAACAACTGCGTGTCTGAATTTCACCATACGCCGCGCACAAGTCACGATTACGCCAGAAACGGAAACGAACAGGCCTGGACACGCCTGCGTAGAATCATACTCCCCCCACTCTTTCCTGCGATCTCATCACGCGCAACGCTTCCGGTTTGGCGGTAAATTTAAATCGGAATAtaaagcggaccctacacggtcaattaggaatgacagtctgattgaacagtcagacCAAGTCGGACTGTCAATCCTGACCAATCCTGACTGATCCTTACTTCAATCACGATTGACAGACTGATTATCAGATTGACAGTATTGAATGTTGAAATTTTATAACCAATAACTAAGTCGCAATGTCTTTTAAAGAGAAAGCCTGTTAGTCTCCCCTGCACTTCCCGTGATTGAAGCTCGGATTTCCAAATATCTGGAAATccgtcagtccatttcatcagtacatcagtattaatctttcacgatcaatccgaatgtcaatcttcgacaaaactgtcattccgattgaccgtgtagggtccgctttaGGATCGCTATACATATTCGTTTTTCTAACGTGCGGCGACCGTGCGGTACCAGAATTGTGGTCTGAAATACTATGAATTCAATTAGGCGCTGCACATTTGTTTGAACCGTAGTTGCGGCGCCGCAATACAATGTTTATCGCAATTCCGTTACCGCACGATCGCTGCAAATTAGAGAAACGGATGTGTGTATCAGGCCTAACGCTTCGATGTATGCGGAAAAATCCTATTCCTTAATCTTTGATAACTAGCGTTGAACATTGGAATGGTTTAAGTGATTTGGATCTTACCACTTATAAATAATGAACTCGAGTTTCTCATCCTTTTTATTTGCGTTTTACATAATAAAAAATGCGACTGACATTCTGTGTAGACCATCATAAGAGCTTCATTAGAAAGTATGTCTCCCGGATAAAATTCTCTTCGTAAGATAAACCTATCTTTATTATGAAGAAGTAGAATGCTACTTTTATAACTTAATTATTGAGCCTTCTTTGATTTCTCTTTGGAAGATACATCTACGTtccaatagtataaaatttggAACGCGATTACTGAATTCGCAAGGGTGGAGCATATGTACATTAGTATCATTGAGGTATCTCCTGTTTCTTGGATAGAAGTAAATATTCTTGCTAAAGATCCAAAGAATAACATGAAGCCAGTTACAGCTGATAACTGGCCGGTGCTTCCGTACGAATAGTTTGTATAGGCTTGCATAAgctaaaatataaaacattaaatCTTTGCTAACAGTAAGAGCATTATATAAACTTTCTGATATCATACCTTACTAATGAGCACAATGGGTATATTCATCGTCTGGCATGCCCACAGAACCTTTATTGGTGTCATGCCACTCACAGCAGCAGTTACTACTGCTACGTAAGCAGCGAGAAACGTTGCTGCTCGAGTAGTATCAAGATTAAAATGCAACACTAACACTGCAATTGCGACTGTTTGTAACCCTAAGAAAACTCCATCGCCCCAAGCACTGAAACATAATGgcacatatgtataatatattctcAGTATTACCTAATTGGAATTTATACTTTGTATTGTATTACCTAAAAGGAAAGCCACTGACAAAGCTATAGGATACCATGGAAGTGATGGCAAATAAATCTAACAATACACTTGTAATATTAATGCCTTGGGCACTTCTACCCTTTACAATTTTTACAACTTGCGGTACCTTGACTGAAAcaataataatagaatattaaTACCATAGaactataaattataatttgaatataataattataattataatttatgaattcatagcaaaattgagtagattaaattcgaaatagtttgaaaatttttaagatttaagatgtcaatatatggtttcatctctattcaaatcattaagggaagaagtaacattcaatttagtttctattccttacaatcgatgcaaacaatttttattttgcataaagatccgcagtctaaatatatttatttaagtataatgtataatgtataagcAATCTTACCAAGGAGGGAACCACAGATAATTGCAAATCCAAGGCATGTGCTGAGCGTTGCCTTAAAACACTCCGCTGGAATAATTCGGCGATTTGTTTTAGAAAAAATTCATTAGAACTACacagaaaatttatttatatatgtaaaaCGTCGCGAAGAGATAACGAAAAGGTTAAAATTACCGtcataaaaaaatgaacatCGTCGAGCGATCGCGACTGTGATACCTACTcgataatttgaaaattgaatatttctaaaaattgattgttatAATTCTACTTGATGTTTAGGCGTCGAAAAACGTAGACGATCAGTTATATTGACATGCAAATTATGTACTATTTTTACGCGTAGAtcaaagaaattattaaaaaaagacaGATTCCCATTTACAGAAATATAAGTAccaatttttgaataattcccTTGGCGGTTCGCGCAATGTTCCGACGGTACAGTAATGTCAGCTAAGAATTTAGTCTGCATGCTATTGTTACGATCTTTTGATAAAAAAGTAGTAGTCTAAGGTTTAATAAACAACACGAATGTTCTtaccatgcatgaaattaaactCGTCAAAGTACTCCTCCATACATTTTTCTGATAATATTATGGTCGCAACTTTCTTCAGTAGTTGTGCCATGGTTGCCACGACATACGGATACATTCTTTCACTGCTTCGTGGAAGGTGCAGTGTGCAGTACTTCTCCTGACTCCGGTTAGGTTAATGACTATCAGTTTTATACTATCAGAACTTTCATATCGACCGCTGAATTGTCTCTGAACTGCAATTCCTAATTATTATTTGCCACTTTGCATCTAACACGAGCTGAAGAATTCACATCTTTCACTAACTTGAAGCGAAAGAAATATTCTGAAGGCACAAAAATGTTCAGGGGACTTCTCTGCGTCGATACTATGCAAGAAACCCAAAGCAAATCGCGTAATAATGAATATTTGACAGATTTGACAAAATAACAAAACCCCGCTCACTAAAATTGAACGGTGGCGCCATTTAGCGGTGGAAGCTACAACACTCACGATctggaaaaataaaagaaacatcATCGCCATCTAGCGGTAGCGCTACCGAACTACACCACctaaataattcgtgccggttTTAACATAGTTTCTTATGAAACAAGTGGCAAGAATCAATTGCGCTGCTCTTTTAATCATAACTCAATGGTCGGCAGTATTCAAACGacaaattttctaataattaagAATATAATGATTGCAACTGTCtaatttgttatttttcatttatctaACTATTATATGGTTCCTACTCTAGGCTGGCAAGCCACCAGGTTACGGTTCCGTCAGTATTATTTGAATTTTAGCCGTTGAGACCTGTGCTTTCACAAAAGGAGCAGAGGTTTCCAATCTTTATGCTGCTACGACTCtccgaaaacaattttttcccgctctttttatatttttaatagatataATGATATAAACACGTTTTAAAAACTgttaagttttatttatttgtagatattacggtatgaaaagtaatttgttattaaaaaattttggcgCGTCTCTCGGGGGACGGACCTCTCAGGTTGAAAACCGCTGGATTATCAAAGTACATACATCTGTTGTGAAGTATTGGACTACGTGCTGATTGGTGCTGATATCCAAAAAGTTTCGCTTAGAAAATGCATTTACCATTGAACTTAATCGCTGCTGCATGTGAAGGCATGGGCATCGGCGTAAATGGGGCCTTACCATGGAAACTGAAGTAAGCAACTTTCGCAATACATACATCAATCGAACAGGATCAATTTGCAAGAATATTCTAACTAAGAAACACGTGTCTCTTACGTAGGAGCGAAATGGCGTTCTTCACGTCCATGACGTCAAAAACAAAAAACATAAATAAAAGGAACGTTGTTCTTATGGGTCGGAGGACATGGGAATGCATACCGGACAAGTACAGGCCACTACAGAATCGTGTAAATATGGTTCTCTCGTCGAAGCATTTGTAATTCTAATTATTTCTTCGCGTATACGaaacgttcgaggacgttaacaATTATTATCCGAACGAATTATTTAGGGATCTTGGAAATGAGGCGATCTTATGCAAAAGTCTTCCAAACGCAATGGAGATTATCTCGCAAGGTGCGCTAAAGGGTCAGATCGAAAATATTTGGGTAATAGGCGGCAGCTCTGTGTACAAGGTATTCGACATGATTTCGCAAAATCGTATCAAATTTTGACGATTGTAAATTATTTCTTTGAGTTACAGGCTGCAATGGAGTCTCCTTATTTTGGCAAATTGTACTTAACAAGAATAAAACGGCATTTCGAGTGCGACACGTTTTTCCCAGAGATACCTAATGACATAGTCTTGAAGGAGTGAGTTCAATTTAGAAGAATTCGTTAATCGTCACAGGACATATCATTCTATTTAACTATCGTGTTAATTTGATGcatttttcatactttttaaaTTCAGAATTTACTTATATTAATTTCTGGAATGTTTGCTATTATTTTTAGAAACCCAGACGTTCCCCAAGGAGTACAAGAAGAGAACGGGATGCAGTTCGTGTACGAAGTATACGAGAAACAGTAAACGGAGTAATACAAAGTATTACAAAATGCTTCTATTTTTCTACACAGGCAAATAATTTGAAATAAAGATATATTTCCACAGAATTTCGACTTCGTTCAATGCTTTATTCCTCAGAGAATGTGTACTTCCGAACAAAATGGTACAATTCTGCAATTACCAATTCACCAATCACGGTGTAAATCGTTAACCCGGTGGCCACTGCATCTGGCGTCCTCCGAGGACGTGCAGATGCAGATGGAACACAGATTGCGCGCCGTGTTTCCCGTCGTTGATGACCAAACGGAATCCGTTGTCGAGGCCTTCTTGTTTCGCCACTTTTCGAGCGACCAGCATCAAATGACCTAGCAGAGATTCATCCTCGTCATCGGATTTGGATAGTTGTGCAATCGGTTTCCGCGGGATCACCAGGAAGTGCACTGGCGACTGAGCGTTGAGGTCGTGAAACGCGACGCACTgataaacaaaatatattttaattctgCATCGTTGTAATTCCTGATACTGCAGCGAATTATGCATATGAATGGGTGAATCagaatgcctaaaaaaattcaaTCAAATACATGCAAATTTTCACGTGAATATGCAGTAATCTATAATTTTCTGATTGGTACACTGCGGATTTGTGCATTTGTAATAACAATTGTATAGAAGttaagaatttaatttaatcttCGACTTAGTCAAATTATTGAAAGGAAGAATTCGACTTGGAACCTTTTCAACAAAGCTCAGCACAATATTTACTTACATAATATTTcacaatatttaatttatcgtATTTCCGCAAGAACAGTGTTTATGGACATTAAAATGATTctgtaattacaatacattagcATAAATATCTACAATCTAGTAATTGTTCGTGCGTCACGATGAGCCGGCAAATAACCTAAATAGTACCAGCAACGtacataataaataatgaaatgttGCATGTTTCGCTTGGATGGCATACCTTAGCCAACGCCAGTTGGTTTACCTGATCgtcttcataaatgaatttgcaAGGAATTTCTTTGCGAAGTATTTTCCCGAAAATCGTGTCCCCTCCAGCAGTAGCTGTTTGTGCCTTTTCCACTTCGGTCGCCATCTTTCTCCAGCATGGAGTCTGATTCAGATGACAGCCATTCGGGTATGGCAATCTCTTCGATGCTGATAAGGCGAAATTCCAAAGTAGCTTCATTTCGGAAATACCTTCTCTCGAAACTGTCAGAACGACGGCATGAGCGGCTAAATATCGCGTGGTTTTATCGACTATCGTAAATCTGCGATAACGAAAGTGCAAGGTGCAGATGCAATGGCGACCACGTAAAATGGCGGGTCTTTTGAGCGAGGCAAACCTCTCTTACAGCTCTAAGTTTCGCAAGTCAGCCGAACATCGgtatataaaactataaaaaaatctttattttattgTACAGTCTTTTTCGAACTTCTTCCACATATCCTTACAAACTGCGCGTGCTAAGGTGTACATAAATATCATTAGCAAAGGTTCTATACACCGTACGAAAGGTAACGTTGCGTCGTTGAACGTCGTCGATCgcatttcatatacatatggCAGTGTGCTTTCTGGTTTCTGACGCGGAAGATCCAAGGTGTCCCTCCACCGGATCCGAAGCGGGTCTGAAGAGGCCCCAGTCTTACGAGAACGCTGCTTAATCCTACGCTTACGGCTACGTACAATTATATAGAAATTTAAGGCATATGGTTTCGAGTGCTTCGAGAGCGATCCCGACTATCTGGAATCGCAGGTTGAATAACATTCGTTTTAGGCGTCGAGGCGCTGTTTAAACCTAAATAAATAACGTATCGATAAATGCTAACCGCTAAGCATGCTAACGATGAAAATCCTACCGGTTATGAACCGAACAGATCGGCGAGAAGCTCGTTGCTTGAAACGCTCGTGGGAATTAAATATGACGATAGTTTCATCAAGCGGCTGCAACAAAGGCGCTTTGCAATTGTAATTCTGGAACGGGAACGCCGGTATTCATGAGCGCAGACCAGTTTGAAAGATCCAGATTGACCGTACGGCCAAGAAAGCAATCATTTCTGTGCGTGATCGAGTCGCGGGACGTCTGCTTAACGAGGGGACGCGAGAAATAATCATCACGAGCTGTCCTCGGCAAAATACCTGTGTCTGAGCGCTTGAGCCGCGGTCAATCGACTGTGGGGATCGAACATGAGCAGACTCTTGATTAGATCTAGACCGTCTTCGTTGAGGTCCGGTATTATTTCTGCTAGAGGTTTCGGTTGGCGGTATGGGAACGCTGTCCAACTGAGGGACACGTTCTCGGGCCAGTCTTCTTGCGATGGGGTGCCTATTACCCTGCAAAACAATCGCGAAATATCCATTAATCATTCATTTCATGTTTCTGTATTTGTTCAATTAAAGAATCATTCTGATAGACTTACTGAAAAATCCTGTCGAGCTGGTCGCCCTCGCTTGTGCCGGGAAACAGGGGTTGCAGTCGACTCAATTCAGCTAGGATGCAACCCACGGACCATATGTCCACGGGAGTTGCATAAGAGCAGCCCAAAAGCACTTCGGGTGCACGATACCATTGCGTCACAACCTGAAATTCACGAATTGTCAAATCGATTCGTTTGAACGGGGGGAGGAGAATTAGTTGGAGGACGCACCACAGAAGTCAATCTCATCTCGAAGTCGTATGTCTTAGCCAGGCCGAAATCTGCGATCTTTATTCTACCCTCCTTGGACACCAGCAGATTCTGCGGCTTCAAGTCCCTGTGTATGATCCGGTGGCTGTGTAAAAATTCGACACCCCTGAGTATCTCCCTTGACATCTGCTTTATCAGTTCTGGCGGGATACCTGGCCGCGGACACGAGGACATGTAGGACTCGAGATCCCGTTCCACGTGCTCGAACACCAGCCACAAGGTCAGTCCCCGGTCCAGCCTTTCCGATCGTCCATCGGCCGAGGGCAAGTGCAGATAATTCCCTTGACAGACGTCCAGCAGTCTCACCTATATCCAGGATGCAAATTGCAATCACGATCTTGCGAGATGCAAGcggagagagaagaagaaagggTCCGAAGACGAGAGTTTGGattgagaaaagaaaaagagagtctCAGGATGAGTGGATGATGGATGATGGAGACCAGCTTCGGTATGACCGGTTGAGGATCAAGAATAGAGGTTGTCTCCCGATGTATAGAAGATAGATGACGcaagaagagaagaagaagagctgAAGACAGGAGACAGAAGGTGGAAAACGCGTATAAAACATGAGGAATATCTCACAATGTGTGGGTGCTCGAATCTCTCCAGTTGTTTGAGTGTGGCGATCTCCCTCAGAGTCGAAGACGGTAGTCCATCCTCGGTGAGTGGTACCCTGACTTTCTTCAAAGCAACGACCTGTCCAGTGTTCGAATCCTTGGCCTTGTAGACTGTGCCATAAGCTCCGTTTCCTATCAGAGACAGTTCCCGATAGTACGCACCCTCTCCCAGCAGGGAAGTCTGAATCTGCACGTCGCTGTCCGTCTCGGACTTCCTGCTGGAGCTGGCTGAGTGCTCCTGCTGGCCGTACTTCATCTGCACGATGGTCTCGAAGCTGCCGAAGTGTCCCTCCTTCGAAGATCCAGGCGTCACCTTTGCCGGTCCTTCTAAACTGGTCTGGATCAGTTGTTTCGTTCCGTCCAAGGATTCCTCGGAGATCTCAAAAGGACTAGTCACTGCTATTCCTCCTGGGATCAGCTCCACAGTATTCTCGGACAGCGAGGCTGCTACCGAGCTGGCTAGCTTCTCCACGCTCTCTAAGTCCTCCGTGCTCAGATCCTGGTCCTTTTTTTGAGAAGCCTCGGAGAACTTGGACTTCTTCGGAGGCGTCGGCGATGACAGGTCAGGTCCGAGCTCGGAGCTCGGACGTCGGGACGTGCCGGCCATCACAACATTTCGGCTTCTACCTGGAACGAAGAAGTCTGCGTCTAGTTTTCTGCTGGAGTCTCTGCAATTGTCGATAATTCATGATATGGTCGGGACTAGAGCGGTTGGGGATGCTGGGTGAGGGTACGGATATATTGGAGCGGTGGACATACAAACAAAAATCACCGCTTCACTATATTCCCGTACTTAGCTATGGGAGGAGTACCATGCAAGTATTAGGTTACTCTGCGAGTCGTGCAGCTTCTAATTGCACTTCAGGTTCTTATAGAAACCTTTTTGTACGTCTCAGAatcatgttttttttttaaattgattattATTACGATTTTCAAAAAGTTAGATTACAAAGAAATTAAATGCTTGTAACACGATCGAGGGTTCTTCAGAGTTAACGTAAGTTGGACGGGTTTGAGCCAAACGAAATATAGGTGAGTCCCGGGGTTCCATTAAATTTTACGTGCGCGATTCTGCCGCGCCGTCTGCTGCGCGACATCTGCACCGACACCTGCGTTCGTATAATAGCGCTGCCTCATCGTCGGCTTCCCGGAACATCTTGTAAATGCAAGAACGGCCCCATTGTACAGCCTTAACGGGGTCCTTGCCCTTTGTTTTCTCCGGCACGATACCGGTCGTCGTCGGGCTcaccaaaaaattgtattacctTCGTGCAGAAAACGGCTCGACGGAAAACGTTCACTATCTTTCCCAAAAGAATGCGGGAACACTTTTAGTCCGTCTATTATGCCAGACcactaattatttatttacacaggTCGATGTTTCATACAATTTCTACTCAAAATGGCGAATCAAGGAGACTGGATTCATGAGAGTGCTCGTTTTCGAAATGAAAACTCTTGTGTATCAGATCTCCTTCAGAAATATAAATGAGAAGCACGATTCTCCAGTCTCCGAGgcagacggcgcggcgcgggatCCTGAACACGGTTATGGCACCTCTCTTTCGTGAATTCGGTGGATTTCCGGGAGATTCGCGTGGTTTGCGCGTGCTGTCGAACACGAACTCAGCTTGTCGAAGGAGACAACGACTGatatctctctctgtctgtgtACACTACAAGGTAGATTGAAGGTGTCCGTGTCTCGATAATACACCACTGAGTTGTGGCGACGAGATACGAAGGCCTAGTTCCCGTTCCGCGGCGCACACGTTCGCCGCTGAGGACCAAGGGACGCGAATAGGCGAACCACGTGGTCCCCGAATGTTTACATAGACCAACAAGGGTGCAATAAAACAAGCTCGGTTATCGGCCCGCGGGATTTACAAGGTTTATCGTCGAACCGCGCCGTCAATTTTCCTCCGACGAACAGGCTTTTATCACAGGCGGGACACACCGTTTCTGAATGAACTGTTTCATTTGTACATTTGTACAACGATAGCGACGCCTAGATTCCTCCGACTCGTTTTTTCCACAGCTCTTAAAAGCTGTCATCGAGACCATAACCACCGTCATCGCTGCAGAGGAAGCCGACTGTTATGGCCTTTGATTAAATTGTTTTATCAACTTCCTTTTGTGATAAGCTCGGCTGAAAAAACCGTTTCGAGTCGGAGTTACGTCATTCGAAAGAGATTTCGGAGCGAAAGTAACCCTTCGAGGATCATGCGTTTTGGTTTCTCTTTGGACGATGTTACAGATGTAACAATTATTTAGACCTCCTGATTCacagatatttttgaatttgaaCCATTGAACAATTAAACATatctaatcaatttttaaaggcTTATCAGAGCCAGCACGGAGTGTGGACATCGTTCCCGAAGAATTAGACGAAGTTTCTAACAGGTTGGCGTTCGTTCCCGCGGAACGCTATCTCGAGAGCGGTTTCTTGGAAGGATCGCGTCCCTGCCCGAGCGTCGTTTTAACGGGACGAATGCCGGCGCTCCGGGAAATCTATTCCACGAAGGGAAAGGTGAGACTTCAGCCTTGAACTTCGTCGGCCGAGGGAACGGAACGTCAACGGCATCGGTTAAGCTCTGGGAATCGAGAAAAAATCGTAGGCGATAAGGTCGTTAGGGTACGACCGACGATAAGAATCCCGGTGACGGAAAGAAGTACGCGAAGAATGTTAGGAAGATAAATATCGGTGGAGAtatttcgaagattcttcgagTCGACGAAGTAATCCGGAACATGGTTGCACAACGACGACGCTCTGCCATCGGTATCTTCGACCAGAAACGTTACACGTGTTGGCCCGCTGTTTACGAACTACATATGTGGCACGGAACGATAATGGCTACCGGGTGTCAATCACGCGTTGTCTGGATCGCAACTTAATCGTGCCCGTTAGAACGGAGCAGACTATGAATGAACCGATTCTCGTACACGAGACCGCCCCACTTATCAACCGCAGCCGTTGGAAGTCCGGCACGATGGTCAACCTGCTAACTAACCGCTAACAAACGTGGTAATAATTTATCCTAAGGCATTGGTGTCGTCTCTGTCGAATAAGTGGAAGCAATTACATACAACCCCTACAGTGATTAGAAATTCTTCATCCCTAATAATTGCCTGGAACAATAAGCTACGAAAAGATCATTGTAGCACTCAGAACTGTGGGAGTAAGAGTTGTTGGTCGAATAAAGAGATGCAAAGTTCCCGAAAAGGGGGCATGAGAATGAAGGGCACATATTCGAGGGCGAGAATGGAATGTGATCGATCGAGGAATTGGAAATTAGAGGGACGGTCAGGAAACGACGACGCGGCCCGTGTAAGTAGGTTCGACAGGAAGCAACTCGTAGACGACTGGCAGTGTAAACAAGAAGGCGCCAGTGGATTTAGGATTATTCATGGGGTTGACACTGCTATCTGTTCTGAGGTCTTTCACACGGGTGACGGAAGAAC
The sequence above is drawn from the Lasioglossum baleicum chromosome 8, iyLasBale1, whole genome shotgun sequence genome and encodes:
- the LOC143211415 gene encoding cyclin-dependent kinase 4 isoform X2; translated protein: MLITGRSRNVVMAGTSRRPSSELGPDLSSPTPPKKSKFSEASQKKDQDLSTEDLESVEKLASSVAASLSENTVELIPGGIAVTSPFEISEESLDGTKQLIQTSLEGPAKVTPGSSKEGHFGSFETIVQMKYGQQEHSASSSRKSETDSDVQIQTSLLGEGAYYRELSLIGNGAYGTVYKAKDSNTGQVVALKKVRVPLTEDGLPSSTLREIATLKQLERFEHPHIVRLLDVCQGNYLHLPSADGRSERLDRGLTLWLVFEHVERDLESYMSSCPRPGIPPELIKQMSREILRGVEFLHSHRIIHRDLKPQNLLVSKEGRIKIADFGLAKTYDFEMRLTSVVVTQWYRAPEVLLGCSYATPVDIWSVGCILAELSRLQPLFPGTSEGDQLDRIFQVIGTPSQEDWPENVSLSWTAFPYRQPKPLAEIIPDLNEDGLDLIKSLLMFDPHSRLTAAQALRHRYFAEDSS
- the Dhfr gene encoding dihydrofolate reductase, which translates into the protein MHLPLNLIAAACEGMGIGVNGALPWKLKSEMAFFTSMTSKTKNINKRNVVLMGRRTWECIPDKYRPLQNRVNMVLSSKHLDLGNEAILCKSLPNAMEIISQGALKGQIENIWVIGGSSVYKAAMESPYFGKLYLTRIKRHFECDTFFPEIPNDIVLKENPDVPQGVQEENGMQFVYEVYEKQ
- the LOC143211415 gene encoding cyclin-dependent kinase 4 isoform X1, coding for MGRAECCRSRNVVMAGTSRRPSSELGPDLSSPTPPKKSKFSEASQKKDQDLSTEDLESVEKLASSVAASLSENTVELIPGGIAVTSPFEISEESLDGTKQLIQTSLEGPAKVTPGSSKEGHFGSFETIVQMKYGQQEHSASSSRKSETDSDVQIQTSLLGEGAYYRELSLIGNGAYGTVYKAKDSNTGQVVALKKVRVPLTEDGLPSSTLREIATLKQLERFEHPHIVRLLDVCQGNYLHLPSADGRSERLDRGLTLWLVFEHVERDLESYMSSCPRPGIPPELIKQMSREILRGVEFLHSHRIIHRDLKPQNLLVSKEGRIKIADFGLAKTYDFEMRLTSVVVTQWYRAPEVLLGCSYATPVDIWSVGCILAELSRLQPLFPGTSEGDQLDRIFQVIGTPSQEDWPENVSLSWTAFPYRQPKPLAEIIPDLNEDGLDLIKSLLMFDPHSRLTAAQALRHRYFAEDSS
- the LOC143211419 gene encoding mannose-P-dolichol utilization defect 1 protein homolog — translated: MYPYVVATMAQLLKKVATIILSEKCMEEYFDEFNFMHAECFKATLSTCLGFAIICGSLLVKVPQVVKIVKGRSAQGINITSVLLDLFAITSMVSYSFVSGFPFSAWGDGVFLGLQTVAIAVLVLHFNLDTTRAATFLAAYVAVVTAAVSGMTPIKVLWACQTMNIPIVLISKLMQAYTNYSYGSTGQLSAVTGFMLFFGSLARIFTSIQETGDTSMILMYICSTLANSVIAFQILYYWNVDVSSKEKSKKAQ
- the LOC143211415 gene encoding cyclin-dependent kinase 4 isoform X3, producing MAGTSRRPSSELGPDLSSPTPPKKSKFSEASQKKDQDLSTEDLESVEKLASSVAASLSENTVELIPGGIAVTSPFEISEESLDGTKQLIQTSLEGPAKVTPGSSKEGHFGSFETIVQMKYGQQEHSASSSRKSETDSDVQIQTSLLGEGAYYRELSLIGNGAYGTVYKAKDSNTGQVVALKKVRVPLTEDGLPSSTLREIATLKQLERFEHPHIVRLLDVCQGNYLHLPSADGRSERLDRGLTLWLVFEHVERDLESYMSSCPRPGIPPELIKQMSREILRGVEFLHSHRIIHRDLKPQNLLVSKEGRIKIADFGLAKTYDFEMRLTSVVVTQWYRAPEVLLGCSYATPVDIWSVGCILAELSRLQPLFPGTSEGDQLDRIFQVIGTPSQEDWPENVSLSWTAFPYRQPKPLAEIIPDLNEDGLDLIKSLLMFDPHSRLTAAQALRHRYFAEDSS
- the Hint1 gene encoding histidine triad nucleotide binding protein 1; its protein translation is MKLLWNFALSASKRLPYPNGCHLNQTPCWRKMATEVEKAQTATAGGDTIFGKILRKEIPCKFIYEDDQCVAFHDLNAQSPVHFLVIPRKPIAQLSKSDDEDESLLGHLMLVARKVAKQEGLDNGFRLVINDGKHGAQSVFHLHLHVLGGRQMQWPPG